One genomic window of Dysgonomonas mossii includes the following:
- the mobA gene encoding conjugal transfer protein MobA: protein MKTNNLSGRRKGGRNPKKDPATHRYVIYLNDVDNARFLALYDKSCMNVKSHFITSCIFNKPIKIVKIDKAIQDYYMRLTTFFGQFRIVGTNYNQIVKALKSNFSEKKALAFLYKLEKQTIEMVVLQKKIMELTEEFEKKYEHMWLQK, encoded by the coding sequence ATGAAAACAAATAATCTTTCGGGAAGAAGAAAAGGAGGAAGAAATCCGAAAAAAGATCCGGCAACACATCGTTATGTTATTTATTTGAACGACGTTGATAATGCACGCTTTCTCGCTTTATATGATAAGTCATGTATGAATGTTAAGTCTCATTTTATTACTTCTTGCATATTTAACAAGCCAATAAAGATTGTAAAAATCGATAAAGCTATACAAGATTATTACATGAGACTCACTACTTTCTTCGGACAATTTCGAATAGTCGGTACGAACTATAACCAAATAGTCAAAGCCCTAAAGTCGAATTTTTCCGAGAAAAAGGCCTTGGCTTTTCTTTATAAACTGGAAAAACAAACCATCGAAATGGTTGTTCTTCAAAAAAAGATTATGGAATTAACTGAAGAATTTGAAAAAAAGTATGAGCATATGTGGTTACAGAAATAA